The following DNA comes from Hordeum vulgare subsp. vulgare chromosome 3H, MorexV3_pseudomolecules_assembly, whole genome shotgun sequence.
AAGAGtcagccagggtgtaacccctttgcttttctcttgctaggccgtGCTTGCGGATCCCCCAAGCGTGTCTTTTGGTGACgatgcgacgctctcaggggcaCAACACTCGCACTAGAGCGTGCGCCGGGGCTTTgggaccgtgtggcgcatcctaaatgactatgcatcgctccgcggaggtgcgtccgctggagtatgcagcagggcctctgtgaagcgcccaggcatgccctcgacagctgcgcgttggcccccgagtgacgcatcggcctgacgatgctgctcttggagcctccgcctccctgccctgcTCGCGCATGTAACGGGTTGCTCGTGCATGCCTTGGTAAGCCGTAGCAGAGCAGGGCGCCCGCCGCGGTACCCCCGTTTCCGGGGGAACGCGACATAGCGCTCAAACTTGGATGGAGCCGGCATTGAGCTTGCTCTGATTCACGCATCTCTCCcctgccccctacctggcgcgccgaagatgtcaacgatgctaggtcgacacctatggggatcaacatgatacccttgtgatcgcggggcggggaaaaacagcgtcaagagcagacctaacaatcaacacccgacaagccgTTTTAtcgaggttcgggccgcttatgcgtaaaaccctacgtcctgctcgtttgGTCATGTTAAGCGTTTTTTTttgttcgttacagtgatgataaccgtcttcttgacTGATCTCCCAAgaatctaaccccttgtgaatgagctaagggcctccttttataggcaaaaggggtcacctataatgctcgatggtaggttcacgagatgttacagtgaacctagagcgacgcttatccatctaccgctgtcaagtgcattaaatgcacgtcttgtccttgtcagctaagtgctggtgaggacatgtgtccaggcgtttcgacacctgggcgccccgctggcgcatggggAATGCATTGGAACTCGGGGGGcgatggcactgtggcaagggcgctcGCCCTCTAGTGCTTTGCcatgtcatcccggcaagggttcttgccggggccttgggtcttcgtctcggcaaggaagcttgacgggggcttcggctgtcttctCGGCGAGGGAAGCTCGCCAGGGTCTTGTGCTTGgtgcgttcatcacgtccatcaaacggacgtggccttgggcgccttcccggcaaggcacgcttgccggggccttggatatcttgggggtgcatcttgtctgggcTCTGCCACGCCCTACCatcaggggctcttcgcgcccgtgcacaagtctggggcgctagagaccccagtctttagtgcaccaacacCAACGCAGAGTAACACATCAAACATGACCGGAACGAGGTGGGGAAAGCATTcaagcattcaattattacaGACCACGGCCAAGTTCataaaaacgcaaataagtttaacgcctccacgaggcatgaTGTGCATTACAGGAAAATAACAGGGATAGGGAATCAGGATGAGCCACCGTCGATCACCCACTCCGCTGGGGGCTGGTCGTCGACGTCAGAGGCATCGTCTTCCCCATCATCGGCTCCGGTGGTACGTGGAGACGAAGGAGCCACGACGCGGGAGAACCTCCTCACCAGCGCCTCCATAggacccttcaccgcctccgcggcGAGGTCGCGGGCCTTGGCAGGGACCGACACGATCACGGAGCTCAGATCGAACCCAGGGTCGCAGatatgaaggtgactgaagacgtgAGTCGCGGCccgcgaagaagaggtcgcgacactcgCTGTCCAAGGTCTTGTCTATCTGCGTGACGGCAATCTCCAACGCCATGACGATCCCCTTCGCGAGCGCAACGAAGCAGTCCTCCGGGTGTCCGGAGGCTCATCGAACTCGTCCCGGCAGAGGGAGCGGAGCGCCTCGCAAAGCCTGACCTCGACATTAGGGAAACAAGCCAGCTCAGCGGCCTTCGTCTCCTCAGCGGCGGCGAGAGCTTTATCCTGGACATCAAGGAGAGCCTTCCTCGTGGTGACTTCCTTCTCCCGCTCTTTCAAGCGCATCTGCTCCGTGCCGAGGCGGCTCGCCTCCTGGGGCAGTTCTTCCTCCCGTGCGGCGAGCTTGGCCTCGCAGACCTTAAGTTCCTCCCCCTGCAAGCGATGCTGCTCGGCCTGCTCGGCTTGTTTCCCCTAGAGGGCGCTCAGGCAGGATTCCACCTCTTCGGAGCGCTCGACAACCGCCTTGGCCTCCTTCAGCGCCTTCTCACGCGCGGTGCGGGCATCCTCGGCCTCCTgctcgaccttcctcatctcggcTGCGACATCACCCAGGGCGGCGAAGGCCGCATCCAAGACACCTTGGGTGAGCTCCGAGGTCTTCTGGACCTCATCCTGAAGAGTCTCCAGCGCTAGCGTGGGTGGCGCTGCCGGAGGAGCAGCACCACGAAGAACAAGGGGCCCCGAAAACTGCTCAACGATTGCGGGCATCAACACCTCACGAGCCTGAGGACCCTCGCAGGCCTGCCCCCCGGGAAGCGGCATCCCCACGGTCGCttcaggatgcttcgggggctcggggggcttgacgaccaaggccaggggagccccacgagcctcctcctccccacccgcAGACGGCGAAGCGCAGACGGGAGCAGGTGGGGCGTCGGGGGTCGCCTTTGGCTTGAcaaccgtcttcttcctcttagCCCCCGGTGAGACGACATCCCTGGACGTCAAGTATAAAGGAGTAAATCGTCCGAGCATGGACAATAGACGCACAAGGCATGCCCAAGCGGGTAACTCACTCTTCGACATTGCaccatctcttcctcctctccgcccTGGTGATAGCAGAGGAAACGGGGGCCCCCATGGAGGGAGGCGAGCTCGGCGCCTTCGGTCTCCCACCTGCAGAGGCGGGGTGCACCGGGGACGGCTTAGCCCCAAGCTTCCGGGAAGCGAGCACGCATGCGGACCGCGTGGCCCACGGAGTCGGCACAGGTCCCATGGAGGCCCTGGTCGGGCGCGAGGGGGGTCCCGGCGGAGGTATCACCGGTGGCGTCGTCATCCTCGAGCTCGCGCAGAAGGACGAATTGCGATGGGAGAGGCACGGTCGTCGACGGTCTTCTTCGAGTCCCCTTCACCGGAGGTGTCGCTGGATGACACCTCCACCGGACCGGAGCCTTCAGTTGGGAGGAGCCCCCGCTCATTGAAGACAGGCATCGACCAGGTCGGCCCGGTCGTCACGATGGTATAACGGACCCAGGGCCTCGGGAAGGTCGCCGGGGTCATCGCCCATCAAAATCGCCATGGCCCTGCCCAGGTCCTCTGTGGGGAGGTCCCGGGACCGAAGTTGGAGCTCGTCGTCGCCAGCCCGGTACTCCCATAGGGGCCTGGAGTGTGCCTGGAGAGGCGCCAAGTGTTGCGCCAGGAACTCCTTCACCATCATTcccccggtcagcctcttggcgctgatatAGCGGGAAAAACTCTCCAGCACGGGCACAGCCCGAGGGTTGGagagcttcgccgagctccaTGCGGAGCTCTTCTCTGGCAACTCCCTCGGCActtccagccgagggttggcatccttgaggcacataaggacccaacggtgcctgaagttctccaccttcttccggccttcaagagcacgttgccgctctgggccgccaGGAAGGAAACGCACGCCGACAAGTGACCGCCGTCGTGCACGCGCGGGCTGAAGAAGTGGCGGGGGAGGGCAACCGATGGCTGCACGCCAATGAAAGCCTCGCAGTAGAAGGAAAAGGTGGACACAAGCAAGATAgagttgggctggagatgaaCGGATTGCATCCCATAGTGGTCCTAGACAGCGGTGAAGAATAAGGAGAAAGACGGCACCAGCCTAGCGTAAATACTATGAAGGAAGAGGGGGTATACCACCCCGGGCGAGGGAATCTCCTCTACGGCGCCAGGCCAAATCAGGGTTAGCCCATGCTCGCTAGACTCGACCATGTTAAATGGAAGCACTGGACGATATCCgcatccttggagagggcgcagtCCAGGAGCGGAGAAGCCGGGGCCGACCATGCCCCTCTGGCTTCTACTTGCCGGTGGGCGGCATTGTTGAACTAGCAAGGAACTATGCAGCGCTGGATCTGGGAGACGCCGCTTGGAGTCGGAGACCTAAGAAGAAAGGCGAGTACagaagaaggaaagcaataaggcaATGAAGCTACAAGGAGGGCTCCTAATAAGGGTGGCAGATATAGAGGACAAGAAGGACCCGACACCAGCCGCATGACGCGCGCCGACCTGGCCCACATGCATTTGAGGGCCCACGACGTCTCATGCTGCCCCCGAGGCTCCGCCCTGAAGCCAACCCGAGCTCTCCGCGGGcccaggggctactgtcggcattctgggattGGGGGTACCCATACCTGCCTGCCTAAGGTCCAGGGTGGGCTCGCCTCACCGgagcaaaccaacgggcccgacaccattcaaggtaaggccctcgtgaggggccaagcctcatgaggaggagcagcgtcaagacctgcagggggcctcctcaggactcctctggagcggcggatattcagaGGCAAGGCCGGCCCCCCTTGGGCCAGGGCTGGGGATTCCCACCAGGGAGGCCCCTGACATGACCAGTGAGGCAGGGGCGGCGTCCGAGCACATCCCGAGGACGCGCTCCAGAGCACGTCCACCCAGCTCTCGTGAATCCGTCATCAGAGCgatccaagaacttcgagaggcccaggccATACGACGCGGTGACTGCCCTGTACCACCAatcgcagtcgtcgtcggcggcatGGTTGACCGACCCCGCATCAGCATCAACGCTTCCGCAACCAACATAGCCGCGGCACACGGCCCCTTCTCGCGTATGCTGGCTGGCTACCGGTGGGAGTACCCGGACGCCAATGCCTTCATGCCCTTCGGACTGGGGAACGCGGTTGCCACCTACCAGAGGCTCCAACGGGCCATGCTCGTACCCTGCCTGCTTTGGCGCCGCggcgaagaggaggagatgctcgggccaagcgaaggccccgagcctcgggaggcGACGAACCTGTGAGGGTCGCGACCGCGGAGACAAGAGATCAAGCAAGGACGGCGCCTTCGGCACTTCAGTGACATGGCCGCTAGGTGACTTTTCGTTGGCCGCTGCCACGTAACTTTTTGGTTCACCCTGTCAGAGGGCACCTCCGGGGCCATGCGTCCTCCCCGAGCTCAGGACACTCCTCCGGTGCTACTTTCATTTatgcaaagaagaaggaggagaagaagaagaagaagaagaagaagaagaagaagaagaagaagaagaagaaggaggaggaggaggaggaggaggaggagaagaagaagaacaacaacaacaagaagaagaagaagaagaagatgatgatgaagaaggagaagcagaagaagaagaagaagaagaagaagaagaagaagaagaagaagaagaagatggataagaaggagaagaagaaggagaagaaggagaaggagaagaagcagaaggagaagaaggataagaaggagaaggagaagaaggagaagaaggagaagaaggagaagacgaaggagaagaagaaggagaagaagaaggagaagaagaagcagaagaagaagaagaagaagaagaagcagaagtacgaggaggaggaggagaagacggagaagaagaaggagaagcagaagtagaagaagaaggagaagaaggaggagaagcagaaggagaaggagaaggagaaataagaaggagaaagaagaagaagaagaagaagaagaagaagaagaagaagaagaagaagaagaagaagaacaagaagaacaagaacaagaacaagaacaagaacaagaacaagaacaagaacaagaacaagtagaacaagaacaagaagaagaagaagaagaagaagaagaagaagaagaagaagaagaagaagaagaagaagaagaagaagaagaagaagaagaagaagaagaagaagaagaagaagaagaagaagaagaagaagaagaagaagaagaatcagaagaagaaggagaaggagaaggagaaggagaa
Coding sequences within:
- the LOC123441651 gene encoding putative protein TPRXL; the protein is SSSSSYSSSSSSSSSSSSSSSSSSSSSSSSSSSSSSSSSSSSSSSSSSSSSSSSSSSSASPSPSSPSPSSSSSPSSSSSSSSSSSPSSSPSSSFPSSSPSSSPSSSPRPRPPPSSSSPSYSPSSSPSPSSSPSSSSSPSSSPSSSPSSSPSSSHSSSPSSSPSSSSSSSSSSSSSSSSSPSSSDSSSSSSSSSSSSSSSSSSSSSSSSSSSSSSSSSSSPSVALPRHFFSPRVHDGGHLSACVSFLAAQSGNDANPRLEVPRELPEKSSAWSSAKLSNPRAVPVLESFSRYISAKRLTGGMMVKEFLAQHLAPLQAHSRPLWEYRAGDDELQLRSRDLPTEDLGRAMAILMGDDPGDLPEALGPLYHRDDRADLVDACLQ